The Candidatus Neomarinimicrobiota bacterium genomic sequence CCCTGGAACAGAAAATTTCCGCCTTCCTGCAGACCGATGACACCATCCTCTACACGTCTTGTTTTGATGCCAACGGCGGACTGTTCGAGACGCTGCTGGGTCCGGAAGACGCCGTTATTTCCGACGCCCTCAACCATGCCTCCATCATTGACGGCATCCGCCTGTGCAAGGCCCAGCGGCTGCGCTTCGCTCACGGCGACATGGCGGACCTGGAGCGCTGCCTCGCCGAGGCCAAAACCGCCCGCACCCGCCTCATCGCCACCGATGGCGTGTTCTCCATGGACGGTGACGTGGCCCGGCTGGCGGACATCTGCGACCTGGCCGAGCGCTATGACGCGCTGGTGATGGTGGACGATTCCCACGCCACGGGATTCTTCGGGCCCACCGGACGGGGCACCCCGGAGCAGTGCGGCGTCATGGGGCGCGTGGACATCATCACCTCCACCCTGGGCAAGGCGCTGGGCGGGGCCTCGGGGGGCTTCACTGCGGGCCGGCAGACCATCATCGACCTGCTGCGCCAGCGCTCCCGGCCCTACCTGTTTTCCAACACCCTGGCACCGGCCATCGTGTCCGCCGGCATCGCCTGCCTGGATATGCTCAGCGGAACGACGGCGCTCCGCGATAGGCTGGCGGAAAACACCGCCACCTTCCGCGAGCAGCTGAGCGCAGCGGGCTTTGACATCACCCCCGGCGAACACCCCATCGTGCCCCTCATGCTGGGGGAGGCCAAATTGGCCCAGGACATGGCCGCCGCCATGCTGGAGGAGGGCATCTATGTCATCGGGTTCTTCTACCCGGTAGTGCCCAAGGGGACGGCCCGCATCCGGGTGCAGATCAGCGCCGCCCACACCCAGGCGCATCTGGACCGGGCGGTGGCGGCGTTCGTGAAGGTGGGCAAGAAATTTGGGGTGGTGGGGTAAGTAATGATTGGAGAACCAACCCTATTTATCTTAGGAGCGGGGGCAAGTGCGCCCTACGGCTACCCAACTAGTTATGGTCTATGGGAAAGAATCGTGGGGAGATATCCAGAAAATAGCCCGGTCGCACCAATGGAACGAAGATCATTCCGCGAATTTTACTCTGGTTATCTTGGGAGGAATCCTGAAACGAGCGCGACGCAAGAGAAATTGATCGTAAACTTGGATAAGTTCCACAATTCCTTTTTCGGTGCTGATCCTTCAATTGACAGGTTTATATCGAGAAATTTAAGCTTCGAAGATTTGGGCAAAAAGGCTATTATCACTATGCTCTTTCATGCGGAACAATATAGCGCACTGCCTGAAACCTTGGGTGATAGGGGCGACGATTGGCTAACTTATTTGCTTCGAGAGATGACCAGGGACATTGTCCAGTCCGACAAATTTGCGACCTTCCATGATAACGATGTTACCTTTATTACATTTAACTATGACCGGTCCCTTGAGCAACTCACATACAATTACCTATCCAGTTCGTTCAGCGAATTACCTGATGAGGCTATTGTTAATGCAATAGAGGGACTGCGTATATTGCACGTTAACGGCGTACTTGCACCCTTACCCTGGCAAAAGAAAGATGGTATTAAGCAAGAATATAGAAAAGCACTCAAAACCGTAGATATCCATTCCCATGTACAAAATATTCAAATCATTTATGATCAGCAGAGTAATGATACAAAAATAGAGATTGATG encodes the following:
- the kbl gene encoding glycine C-acetyltransferase; the protein is MDSTSARLIAELDGIRAAGLFKQERIIHSPQGAEIVVGGATVLNFCANNYLGLAKHPKLIQAAQEGLARWGFGLSSVRFICGTQEIHMTLEQKISAFLQTDDTILYTSCFDANGGLFETLLGPEDAVISDALNHASIIDGIRLCKAQRLRFAHGDMADLERCLAEAKTARTRLIATDGVFSMDGDVARLADICDLAERYDALVMVDDSHATGFFGPTGRGTPEQCGVMGRVDIITSTLGKALGGASGGFTAGRQTIIDLLRQRSRPYLFSNTLAPAIVSAGIACLDMLSGTTALRDRLAENTATFREQLSAAGFDITPGEHPIVPLMLGEAKLAQDMAAAMLEEGIYVIGFFYPVVPKGTARIRVQISAAHTQAHLDRAVAAFVKVGKKFGVVG